From a region of the Listeria monocytogenes ATCC 19117 genome:
- a CDS encoding ABC transporter ATP-binding protein, with the protein MKSALELKNVSFSRKRDFEMKNVSASIPEGKITTLIGPNGSGKSTMLRLMMRLLTPDSGEIFLNDKNITEIPSKDLAKKMTMLSQAPEGLVDVMVHDLVAYGRLPHRSWLSTLQEEDEAVIHWAIKVCNLEELAYRPLHSLSGGERQRAWLAMALAQKTPILLLDEPTTYLDIAHQLELLDLLVHLNKEYNLTIVLVLHDLNQAAIYSDHVFVCENGQLVKDGSPTEVFTTELLREVFHITADITEKDGKQHIHPLASTRFEY; encoded by the coding sequence ATGAAATCAGCATTAGAACTAAAAAATGTTTCTTTCTCACGTAAAAGAGATTTCGAAATGAAAAACGTGAGCGCGAGTATTCCAGAAGGGAAAATCACTACGCTTATCGGTCCAAACGGCTCGGGAAAATCGACTATGCTGCGTTTGATGATGCGCCTTTTGACACCGGATAGCGGGGAGATTTTCTTAAATGATAAAAACATTACTGAAATCCCATCTAAAGATTTAGCGAAAAAAATGACGATGTTATCACAAGCTCCAGAAGGTTTGGTAGATGTGATGGTGCATGATTTAGTGGCGTATGGCCGTTTGCCGCACCGAAGCTGGCTCTCCACTTTGCAAGAGGAGGACGAGGCGGTCATTCACTGGGCTATTAAAGTGTGCAACTTAGAAGAATTGGCTTATCGCCCGCTACATTCGTTATCAGGCGGAGAAAGACAACGCGCTTGGCTCGCCATGGCTCTTGCACAAAAAACACCGATTTTATTACTAGATGAGCCCACGACTTATTTAGATATTGCGCATCAACTGGAGCTTTTAGATTTACTCGTGCATTTAAATAAAGAATATAATTTAACTATCGTGCTCGTTTTACATGATTTAAATCAGGCAGCAATTTACAGTGACCATGTTTTTGTATGCGAAAATGGACAATTAGTCAAAGATGGCTCGCCTACAGAAGTTTTCACGACAGAGCTTCTTCGCGAGGTTTTTCATATTACGGCGGATATTACCGAAAAAGACGGAAAGCAGCATATTCATCCACTTGCTTCGACTCGTTTTGAATATTAA
- a CDS encoding FecCD family ABC transporter permease, whose amino-acid sequence MTTVKAHDPRRKRRRITFIVVIILLILAFFYGLTTGSVKITYSDAWQTLTGGGSDLANQLIWNLRLPRLLIAFLVGAALAIAGCLLQGVMRNPLADPGVIGVSAGGGFVAILMTLAFPALASFVPIGAFLGAFGTAILIYLLAWDRGVSPLRVILSGVAINAFIGAMTSGVMVLYSNRVQSVISWMTGTLSGKSWYHLDMIWPYMLVGFVLSGFAIRSSNVLLLGDDAAKLLGFSVERHRFFIIMLAAFLSGVAVSVAGLIGFVGLVVPHIFRLIIGNDYKYLLPLSALGGALLVGFADTAARSWFGSIELPVGILLAMIGAPFFLFLLQRGRVAS is encoded by the coding sequence ATGACAACTGTGAAGGCGCATGATCCGCGGCGAAAACGTAGACGGATAACTTTTATTGTAGTAATCATTTTACTTATTTTAGCTTTTTTCTACGGACTGACAACGGGGTCCGTGAAAATTACATATAGTGATGCTTGGCAGACGCTAACTGGCGGGGGAAGTGACCTAGCGAACCAATTGATTTGGAACTTGCGCTTGCCGCGGTTATTAATTGCTTTCTTAGTAGGAGCAGCGCTGGCGATTGCTGGATGCTTGCTGCAAGGCGTGATGCGGAATCCATTAGCTGACCCAGGCGTAATTGGGGTTTCAGCCGGTGGTGGCTTCGTGGCCATTTTAATGACATTAGCATTTCCTGCGTTAGCTTCCTTTGTGCCGATTGGTGCGTTTTTAGGGGCGTTTGGAACAGCTATTTTGATTTATTTGCTTGCATGGGATCGCGGTGTTTCTCCTTTACGTGTAATTTTGTCTGGGGTGGCGATTAATGCGTTTATTGGTGCGATGACGTCTGGCGTAATGGTGCTTTATAGCAACCGGGTTCAAAGTGTTATTTCTTGGATGACAGGGACACTTTCCGGAAAAAGTTGGTATCATTTGGATATGATTTGGCCGTATATGCTGGTCGGGTTTGTTTTAAGTGGTTTTGCGATTCGTTCTTCTAATGTATTGCTACTTGGGGATGATGCGGCGAAATTACTTGGCTTTTCTGTGGAACGGCATCGCTTTTTTATTATAATGTTGGCGGCCTTTCTCAGTGGGGTTGCGGTTAGTGTAGCTGGACTTATTGGCTTTGTTGGACTTGTTGTGCCACATATTTTCCGTTTGATCATTGGAAATGACTATAAATACTTACTGCCACTATCCGCACTCGGCGGGGCTTTATTAGTTGGCTTTGCTGATACAGCAGCTAGAAGTTGGTTCGGATCCATCGAGCTTCCTGTTGGAATCCTGCTTGCAATGATAGGCGCACCATTCTTCTTATTCTTACTTCAAAGAGGGAGGGTTGCTTCATGA
- a CDS encoding SdpI family protein — translation MFDLIFPLLLIILGVIYRVNPPKNKESRFSYRTKASLKNEISWQKAHQSLGIYWIVIGVSLLVLSLVLAFIPMHAFIRSSILLTTSIFAVLLSVILVEKKLQ, via the coding sequence ATGTTTGATTTAATTTTTCCACTTTTACTTATTATTCTCGGTGTCATCTATCGGGTGAATCCACCTAAAAATAAAGAAAGTCGCTTTAGTTATCGAACGAAAGCATCTTTAAAAAATGAAATCTCTTGGCAAAAAGCGCATCAATCTCTAGGAATCTACTGGATAGTTATCGGGGTTTCTCTTCTAGTTTTGTCACTTGTACTTGCTTTTATCCCGATGCATGCCTTTATTCGTAGCTCGATTTTATTAACAACAAGTATTTTTGCCGTATTACTTTCTGTCATTTTAGTAGAAAAAAAACTACAATAA
- a CDS encoding GyrI-like domain-containing protein: MILQENIEIFGKKIRVNNDNFSPIAELWGDVMVDKPAGDIFAVYSNYASDYKGDYDLLVGTKDWDEEKSVLIKAGDYLVFSVDNASHKGVEETWQKIWARDSELKRAYKTDFEWYHTSGEIDIYISI; this comes from the coding sequence ATGATTTTACAAGAAAATATAGAGATTTTTGGGAAAAAGATACGTGTAAACAATGATAATTTTAGTCCGATTGCAGAGCTTTGGGGTGATGTAATGGTAGATAAGCCTGCAGGAGATATTTTTGCGGTATATAGTAATTATGCAAGTGATTACAAAGGTGACTATGATTTGTTGGTAGGAACAAAAGACTGGGATGAAGAGAAGAGTGTCTTAATTAAAGCTGGAGATTATTTAGTTTTTTCTGTAGATAATGCGAGTCATAAAGGCGTGGAAGAAACTTGGCAGAAGATTTGGGCGCGAGATAGTGAATTAAAACGAGCGTACAAAACAGATTTTGAATGGTATCATACGAGTGGCGAGATAGATATATATATTTCAATATGA
- a CDS encoding glutamate decarboxylase, giving the protein MLYSEDDKRKQESYRIPLFGSEEESTSIPKYVLKKEPMEPRIAYQLVKDQLMDEGNARQNLATFCQTYMEKEAEILMAETLEKNAIDKSEYPQTAELENRCVNILADLWNAPKDMSYLGTSTVGSSEACMLGGLAMKFRWRNHAEKRGLDIQAKRPNLIISSGYQVCWEKFCVYWDVDMRVVPMDKEHLSIDVDKVFDLVDEYTIGIVGILGITYTGKFDDIQLLDEKVEAYNEANEHQLVIHVDGASGAMFTPFVNPELPWDFRLKNVVSINTSGHKYGLVYPGVGWILWKDKEYLPKELIFEVSYLGGSMPTMAINFSRSASQIIGQYYNFLRYGFEGYREIHEKTKKTALYLAKSVEKSGYFEIINDGANLPIVCYKMKEGLDVEWTLYDLADQLLMKGWQVPAYPLPADLSDTIIQRFVCRADLGYNVAEEFAVDFADALHNLEHARVLYHDKERNDSYGFTH; this is encoded by the coding sequence ATGCTTTATAGTGAAGACGACAAGCGAAAACAGGAAAGTTATCGAATCCCACTCTTTGGATCTGAGGAAGAAAGCACGAGTATCCCGAAATATGTATTAAAAAAGGAACCGATGGAACCACGTATTGCGTACCAACTAGTGAAAGACCAGTTGATGGATGAGGGAAATGCGCGGCAAAACTTAGCAACTTTTTGTCAGACATACATGGAAAAAGAGGCAGAAATACTGATGGCAGAAACGCTCGAGAAAAATGCAATTGATAAATCCGAATATCCGCAAACAGCTGAACTGGAAAATCGCTGCGTCAATATTTTAGCCGATTTGTGGAATGCTCCAAAAGATATGTCTTACTTGGGGACTTCGACAGTAGGCTCTTCGGAAGCGTGTATGCTTGGCGGTTTGGCAATGAAATTTCGCTGGCGTAACCATGCGGAAAAACGAGGTCTAGATATTCAAGCGAAACGACCGAACTTAATTATTTCATCAGGCTACCAAGTATGTTGGGAAAAATTCTGTGTGTACTGGGATGTAGATATGCGTGTTGTGCCAATGGATAAAGAGCATCTCAGTATCGATGTAGATAAAGTGTTTGATTTGGTTGATGAATACACAATTGGGATTGTCGGGATTTTAGGCATTACTTATACTGGTAAATTTGATGATATTCAATTATTAGATGAAAAAGTAGAAGCATATAATGAAGCGAACGAGCATCAATTAGTCATTCATGTTGACGGAGCAAGTGGCGCGATGTTTACACCATTTGTAAATCCGGAATTACCTTGGGATTTCCGCCTTAAAAATGTTGTTTCTATAAATACTTCCGGTCATAAATACGGATTGGTTTATCCTGGCGTTGGTTGGATTTTATGGAAAGACAAAGAATATTTACCAAAAGAGCTTATATTTGAAGTCAGCTACTTAGGTGGTTCGATGCCGACGATGGCGATTAACTTCTCTCGTAGTGCCAGTCAAATTATTGGTCAATATTATAATTTTTTACGATATGGTTTTGAAGGTTACCGAGAAATTCATGAAAAAACAAAGAAAACAGCCCTTTACTTGGCAAAAAGTGTAGAAAAAAGTGGCTACTTTGAAATTATTAATGATGGCGCTAATTTACCGATTGTTTGTTACAAAATGAAAGAAGGACTGGATGTAGAGTGGACGCTATATGACTTGGCTGATCAGCTTTTAATGAAAGGATGGCAAGTTCCAGCCTATCCACTTCCGGCCGATTTAAGTGATACGATTATTCAACGGTTTGTTTGTCGGGCGGACTTAGGCTATAACGTGGCTGAAGAGTTTGCGGTTGATTTTGCAGACGCGCTTCATAATCTGGAACATGCTAGAGTGCTGTATCATGACAAAGAACGCAACGACTCATACGGATTTACGCACTAA
- a CDS encoding ClbS/DfsB family four-helix bundle protein, with the protein MVRPKNKVELLQQSTEKYQQLNDLINSIPKEKQQLTFPFEDRDKNIRDVVIHLHEWHKMALDWYEVGMGGKKPLMPAEGYTWKTTPELNLVIWQKYQETDLAQARELLDETHNKEMVLIAGHSEEELFTKKYYKWTNTTSLGAIFISSTSSHYDWAIKKIRKFKKAAGIK; encoded by the coding sequence ATGGTAAGACCAAAGAACAAAGTAGAATTACTTCAACAAAGCACGGAAAAGTACCAACAATTGAACGATTTAATCAACTCTATTCCAAAAGAAAAGCAACAGCTCACGTTTCCATTTGAAGACCGGGATAAAAATATTCGGGATGTCGTAATACATTTGCACGAATGGCATAAGATGGCGCTGGATTGGTATGAAGTTGGAATGGGTGGAAAGAAACCATTGATGCCAGCAGAAGGTTATACGTGGAAAACGACACCAGAGCTAAATTTGGTCATTTGGCAGAAATACCAAGAGACTGATTTAGCGCAAGCAAGGGAATTACTGGATGAAACCCATAACAAAGAAATGGTTTTAATTGCAGGGCATTCGGAGGAAGAACTATTTACAAAAAAATATTATAAATGGACCAATACAACTTCACTAGGCGCCATATTTATTTCAAGCACATCAAGTCATTACGACTGGGCGATTAAAAAAATACGGAAATTCAAGAAAGCCGCTGGAATCAAATGA
- a CDS encoding YxeA family protein, whose amino-acid sequence MKKIVILIISLLLLVGIGFGVYYFKNANHIGADVSYVKITTDGEKGKNVSFNYSYTMPAYDEAGKETEVTFSADKNLRKGAYLKLYIKEDKGVTSYEEVPEKEVPSKAAEKLK is encoded by the coding sequence ATGAAAAAAATCGTTATACTTATTATAAGCTTACTATTACTCGTTGGGATTGGATTCGGTGTATATTACTTTAAAAATGCCAATCATATAGGTGCAGACGTATCATATGTTAAAATCACAACGGACGGCGAAAAAGGCAAAAACGTAAGCTTCAACTATTCCTATACAATGCCAGCATATGATGAAGCCGGGAAAGAAACAGAAGTTACTTTTTCTGCAGACAAAAATTTACGCAAAGGTGCTTATTTAAAATTGTATATTAAAGAAGACAAAGGCGTAACTTCCTATGAAGAAGTCCCAGAAAAAGAAGTTCCCTCTAAAGCAGCAGAAAAACTTAAATAA
- the licT gene encoding BglG family transcription antiterminator LicT — translation MIIKKILNNNVVIAEGKSGKESVVMGRGLAFQKKLGDEVEVSKIEKTFVMETHELSEKLSELLSEIPLKHLRVADDVVQYAQETLETDLSDNIYLTLTDHINFAVSRYNQGINLKNALLWEIKRFYHAEYLVGMKALDFIEQEVGIRLDEDEAGFIALHIVNARQDGQQMHMTVAMTQIVQDILSIVTYHYGMVLDETSLNYTRFITHLQYFAQRLLRKEIVDSGDDFLYEQVQIKYPEAFKCTKKIDAYLINTHHTELTRDERVYLTIHIYRVTERNTIIKEE, via the coding sequence ATGATTATCAAAAAAATACTGAATAACAATGTTGTAATCGCCGAGGGTAAAAGTGGCAAGGAGTCTGTAGTGATGGGTCGTGGTCTTGCTTTTCAAAAGAAACTTGGAGATGAGGTGGAGGTATCCAAGATTGAAAAAACATTCGTAATGGAAACACATGAACTTTCAGAAAAGCTCTCTGAGTTACTTAGTGAGATTCCACTGAAACATTTACGTGTTGCGGATGACGTGGTTCAGTATGCGCAAGAAACTTTGGAAACAGATTTAAGTGACAATATTTATTTGACCCTAACTGATCATATTAACTTCGCTGTGTCACGGTATAATCAAGGTATTAATTTGAAAAACGCATTATTATGGGAAATAAAACGATTTTATCACGCAGAGTATTTGGTGGGAATGAAAGCACTAGATTTTATCGAGCAAGAAGTTGGAATTCGTTTAGATGAGGATGAAGCTGGTTTTATCGCGCTTCACATTGTAAATGCTAGACAAGATGGGCAACAGATGCACATGACTGTAGCGATGACTCAAATTGTTCAAGATATATTAAGTATTGTTACGTATCATTATGGTATGGTATTGGATGAAACTTCACTGAATTACACGCGTTTTATTACACATTTACAGTATTTCGCGCAACGTTTGCTTCGAAAAGAGATTGTCGATTCCGGCGATGACTTTTTATATGAACAAGTGCAAATTAAATATCCAGAAGCTTTTAAATGTACGAAAAAAATTGATGCCTATTTAATAAATACGCATCATACAGAACTAACGAGAGACGAGCGTGTCTACCTTACTATTCATATTTATCGTGTCACCGAACGAAATACAATTATAAAAGAAGAGTAA
- a CDS encoding ABC transporter substrate-binding protein, with protein sequence MKKITILTLSITAALLLASCGNDTATDTNNETTKTENKSQAALTITDMAGRDVSFDKKPERIIALTNADMNIIYALGGTVVGRQTTDASGVPDGAKKATEVGNTHDLNLEKIASLGADAIVASSEQNLKDVPAMEGVGPKVVLTGANSIDEIKKQTAVLGELLGKETKAKELEANIDQKVAEVKKKQQGKKVRSLLVLGAPGSNYAALPSSLSGNVLEIAGGENVAKDFKGVENFPQYASMNVEKIVAADPEVIFLMIHGGDEKETEAAFKKEMKQNEAWNSTSAVKNDHIVVLPAELFGTNPGIKIDQALDYMTDEINKVDN encoded by the coding sequence ATGAAGAAAATAACTATATTGACGTTAAGTATAACAGCCGCACTACTCCTTGCATCGTGTGGAAATGATACGGCAACTGATACGAATAATGAAACAACTAAAACGGAAAATAAATCGCAAGCGGCTCTAACGATAACAGATATGGCTGGGCGTGATGTTTCTTTTGATAAAAAACCAGAACGGATTATCGCACTGACGAATGCGGATATGAATATTATCTATGCACTTGGTGGAACGGTGGTAGGTCGCCAAACAACAGACGCGAGTGGTGTTCCAGATGGTGCGAAGAAAGCTACAGAAGTGGGCAATACCCATGATTTGAATTTAGAAAAAATTGCCTCTCTTGGTGCTGATGCTATTGTCGCAAGTTCAGAACAAAACTTAAAAGATGTTCCTGCGATGGAAGGCGTCGGACCGAAAGTCGTGTTGACCGGAGCCAACTCAATTGACGAAATTAAAAAACAAACAGCCGTGCTTGGCGAGCTTTTAGGCAAAGAGACAAAAGCCAAAGAGTTAGAAGCGAATATTGACCAAAAAGTGGCGGAAGTGAAGAAGAAGCAACAAGGTAAAAAAGTGCGCTCATTACTTGTTCTAGGGGCTCCTGGCAGTAATTACGCGGCGCTACCATCCTCATTAAGTGGAAATGTTTTAGAAATTGCTGGTGGAGAAAATGTAGCGAAAGATTTTAAAGGCGTTGAAAACTTCCCACAATACGCTTCGATGAACGTAGAAAAGATTGTTGCTGCTGACCCGGAAGTGATTTTCTTAATGATTCACGGTGGGGACGAAAAAGAAACAGAAGCAGCATTCAAGAAAGAAATGAAACAAAATGAAGCTTGGAATTCAACAAGCGCCGTTAAAAATGATCATATTGTCGTACTTCCTGCAGAGCTATTCGGAACAAATCCTGGAATTAAGATTGATCAAGCATTGGATTATATGACAGATGAGATAAATAAGGTGGATAACTAA
- a CDS encoding VOC family protein: MATRSEQIFINLPVKDLQATVAFFTELGYEFNPQFTDENATQMLIGDNIFAMLLKEDFFQTFHKEGIADTTKAREVLITITQDSRQAVDTLVDHALKIGAKPAGETQDYDFMYSRSFLDLDNHLWEIAYLDESALQ; the protein is encoded by the coding sequence ATGGCAACACGCTCGGAACAAATTTTTATTAATTTGCCTGTAAAAGATTTACAAGCAACCGTCGCTTTTTTCACAGAACTTGGCTACGAATTCAATCCGCAATTCACAGACGAAAATGCTACCCAAATGCTCATCGGAGACAATATTTTCGCCATGCTCTTGAAAGAAGATTTCTTCCAGACTTTCCATAAAGAAGGCATCGCTGACACAACAAAAGCACGCGAAGTCCTCATCACCATCACCCAAGATAGCCGCCAAGCAGTCGATACGCTGGTCGATCATGCACTAAAAATCGGCGCAAAACCAGCAGGCGAAACACAAGACTACGACTTTATGTATAGCAGAAGTTTTCTTGACTTAGACAACCATCTATGGGAAATCGCTTATTTAGACGAATCCGCTTTACAATAA
- a CDS encoding alpha/beta hydrolase encodes MAILELNFKSVCLAMQTSVTVILPETDALYHGSIPKYKTLYILHGLSNNHTTYVRNTNIERYATEKGLAVVMPAADHSFYSNMVHGRDFFEFVSTELPHVMKNWFPLSDKKEDTFIAGHSMGGYGAFKVALTFPEKFQAAASMSGVMDINYIIKEDCFENFSTRAITGEMASQTGTENDLFHLLETNLQNQVPLPALFQNCGTEDFLYEDNLRFRDFALEKNAPLEYREGPGDHDWDFWDKSIKEIIDWLPL; translated from the coding sequence TTGGCTATTTTAGAACTTAATTTCAAATCAGTTTGTTTAGCTATGCAAACAAGTGTAACGGTGATTTTGCCTGAAACAGATGCACTTTATCATGGCTCAATTCCGAAATATAAAACATTATATATTCTTCACGGTTTGTCGAATAACCACACTACTTATGTACGCAATACAAATATCGAACGCTATGCCACTGAAAAAGGGCTCGCTGTTGTCATGCCCGCAGCAGATCATAGCTTTTATTCTAACATGGTTCATGGTCGCGACTTTTTTGAGTTTGTTAGTACGGAACTGCCGCACGTTATGAAAAACTGGTTCCCACTTTCAGATAAAAAAGAAGATACTTTTATAGCTGGTCATTCCATGGGAGGTTACGGTGCGTTCAAGGTTGCACTTACTTTTCCAGAAAAATTCCAAGCCGCGGCCAGTATGTCCGGCGTCATGGATATTAATTATATCATTAAAGAAGACTGCTTCGAAAATTTCAGCACGCGTGCCATCACGGGTGAAATGGCTAGCCAAACTGGTACGGAAAATGATTTATTTCATTTATTAGAAACTAATCTCCAAAACCAAGTGCCATTACCAGCCCTTTTCCAAAATTGTGGCACGGAAGATTTTCTATATGAAGATAATCTTCGTTTCCGAGATTTTGCGCTTGAGAAAAATGCTCCGCTAGAGTATCGCGAAGGCCCCGGTGACCATGATTGGGATTTTTGGGATAAGAGTATCAAAGAAATTATCGACTGGCTTCCACTTTAA
- the rodA gene encoding rod shape-determining protein RodA has protein sequence MARNRKKAVRIDYSIIFLMMLLCIIGLVAIYVAGLVNDQYTNNFLLQQSIWIVISTGVVVVIVLFFDYDKLQWAAYYLYGIGNLLLVLVLIVGDERKGSKSWISIGSLGSLQPSELMKSFLILALAKVIWDHNKKYKLHTVSLDMQLLLKIGIVSILPLGLVALQPDLGTILVFIAIIIGMVFISGVTWKILLPVFSSIALIGGTLIYLVMYNQEFLQKLGFKPYQFKRITSWLRPEEDPLGDGMQLLRSMQAIGSGQLQGNGIGNQAIAIPENHNDFIFSIIGGNFGFIGGCVLIMLYFLLIYQIIRVALDINIPFYSYICTGVCSMILFHVLENIGMTIGLLPITGIPLLFVSYGGSSLLGAFMALGLVLSARYNAPEVNLGKENRF, from the coding sequence ATGGCCAGAAATAGAAAAAAGGCAGTTCGAATAGATTATTCGATTATATTTTTAATGATGTTGCTGTGTATTATTGGTCTAGTAGCGATTTATGTCGCGGGGCTTGTTAACGACCAATATACAAATAATTTCTTATTGCAACAGTCTATTTGGATTGTTATTTCTACTGGGGTCGTTGTTGTTATTGTACTTTTTTTCGACTATGATAAGTTGCAATGGGCGGCGTATTATCTTTATGGGATAGGAAACTTATTGCTTGTACTCGTACTTATCGTTGGTGACGAGCGAAAAGGATCCAAGAGCTGGATTAGTATCGGATCGCTTGGGAGCTTGCAACCATCGGAATTAATGAAAAGTTTTTTGATTTTAGCACTTGCAAAAGTCATTTGGGACCATAATAAAAAATATAAATTACATACCGTGAGCTTAGATATGCAGTTACTGTTAAAAATAGGTATTGTTTCTATTCTTCCGCTTGGTCTTGTAGCACTTCAACCAGACCTTGGGACGATTCTAGTATTTATTGCTATTATTATCGGTATGGTATTTATTAGTGGTGTTACTTGGAAAATTTTATTACCAGTTTTTAGTTCGATTGCGCTCATTGGTGGGACATTAATCTACTTAGTTATGTATAATCAAGAGTTCTTACAAAAACTAGGATTTAAACCTTACCAATTTAAACGGATTACTTCTTGGTTAAGGCCGGAAGAGGATCCACTTGGTGACGGAATGCAGCTACTTCGGTCGATGCAAGCGATTGGTTCTGGGCAGTTACAAGGGAATGGAATCGGTAATCAAGCCATTGCGATCCCGGAAAACCATAATGATTTTATTTTCTCCATTATTGGTGGGAATTTTGGTTTCATTGGTGGCTGTGTACTTATTATGTTATACTTTTTACTGATTTACCAAATAATTCGAGTGGCATTAGATATTAATATTCCTTTTTATTCGTATATTTGTACGGGTGTTTGCTCGATGATTTTGTTCCATGTTTTAGAAAATATCGGGATGACAATTGGTCTTCTTCCAATTACCGGTATTCCGCTACTTTTTGTCAGTTATGGGGGAAGCTCACTTCTTGGTGCATTTATGGCACTTGGGCTCGTGTTATCGGCGAGATACAATGCTCCAGAAGTTAACTTAGGGAAAGAAA